Proteins from a single region of Chryseobacterium sp. T16E-39:
- a CDS encoding prolyl oligopeptidase family serine peptidase: protein MNFKPLLLTAGVLFSASFYSQKMTYPKALKGNQTDTYFGTAVADPFRDLENDSQATKKWVDEEVTFSQNYLSKIPFREKIKNQLRDIWNYEKISAPFKEGDFTYYSKNDGLQAQSVLYRTNNTTKATEVFLDPNKFSEKGTTSLSQLSFNKKGNLAAYSISEGGSDWNKIIIIDAITKKQIDETLIDVKFSGISWQGDEGFYYSSYDKPKEGTVLSGMTDKHKVFFHKLGTKQSSDQLIFGGDKTPRRYLGAGVSEDQRYLIISAADATNGNELYIKDLKNGGDFVQINKGFDINANIVDTEGDDLFIATDKDAPNMRLVKANIKNPSPENWKDVIPQTENVLGISTGGGYFFATYMVDAIDQVKQYDKTGKLVRDISLPGKGNISGFGGKEKEKDIYFSFTNYITPGTIYKFNVDSGKSEVYQKPKVKFNPEDFISEQVFYTSKDGTKIPMMINYKKGTKLDGKNPTILYSYGGFNISLQPAFSVVNAIWMENGGIYAVPNIRGGGEYGKKWHDAGTKMQKKNVFDDFIAAGEYLQSKKYTSKEYMALSGRSNGGLLVGATMTMRPDLAKVAFPGVGVLDMLRYNKFTAGAGWSYDYGTAEDNKEMFDYLKSYSPVHNVKAGTCYPSTMIITSDHDDRVVPAHSFKFGAELQEKQACKNPILLRIEKNAGHGAGRSTEQVIGENADLLSFALFEMGIKK, encoded by the coding sequence ATGAATTTTAAACCTTTATTACTAACAGCTGGAGTTTTATTTTCAGCGTCTTTTTATTCGCAAAAAATGACTTACCCTAAAGCCTTAAAAGGAAATCAGACTGATACCTATTTTGGAACTGCTGTGGCAGATCCGTTTAGAGATTTGGAAAATGACTCTCAAGCAACGAAAAAATGGGTGGATGAAGAAGTAACTTTCAGTCAGAATTATCTTTCAAAAATACCTTTCAGAGAAAAAATAAAAAATCAGTTAAGAGACATCTGGAATTATGAAAAAATTTCAGCTCCTTTCAAGGAAGGTGATTTTACTTATTATTCTAAAAATGATGGATTGCAGGCACAATCGGTTCTGTATAGAACAAATAATACAACCAAAGCCACAGAGGTATTCCTTGATCCGAACAAGTTTTCTGAAAAGGGGACAACTTCTCTTTCACAGCTTTCGTTTAATAAAAAAGGAAATTTAGCTGCCTATTCGATTTCGGAAGGGGGGAGCGACTGGAACAAGATTATTATCATAGATGCCATTACCAAAAAGCAGATCGATGAAACATTGATTGATGTGAAATTCAGTGGGATTTCATGGCAGGGAGATGAAGGTTTTTATTATTCCAGCTATGATAAGCCAAAAGAAGGAACGGTGCTTTCTGGAATGACAGATAAGCATAAAGTGTTTTTTCACAAACTGGGAACAAAACAATCTTCTGATCAGTTAATTTTTGGAGGTGATAAAACTCCAAGAAGATATTTAGGTGCCGGTGTTTCTGAGGATCAAAGATATCTTATTATTTCTGCAGCAGATGCGACAAACGGAAATGAGTTATACATAAAAGATCTGAAGAATGGCGGAGATTTCGTACAGATTAACAAAGGGTTTGATATTAATGCAAACATTGTAGATACGGAAGGGGATGACCTATTTATAGCGACTGATAAAGACGCTCCGAATATGCGTTTGGTAAAAGCAAATATCAAAAATCCTTCTCCTGAAAACTGGAAAGATGTTATTCCTCAAACAGAGAATGTATTGGGAATTTCTACGGGGGGTGGATACTTCTTTGCAACTTATATGGTAGATGCAATTGATCAGGTAAAGCAATATGATAAAACGGGTAAATTAGTAAGAGACATATCACTTCCGGGAAAAGGAAATATTTCAGGTTTTGGAGGGAAGGAAAAAGAGAAAGATATTTACTTCTCCTTTACCAATTATATTACTCCTGGAACGATATATAAATTTAATGTAGATTCTGGAAAATCAGAAGTTTATCAAAAGCCAAAAGTAAAATTCAATCCTGAAGATTTTATTTCTGAGCAGGTATTTTACACATCAAAAGATGGAACGAAGATTCCAATGATGATCAACTATAAGAAAGGAACTAAACTGGATGGTAAAAATCCTACGATCCTTTACTCTTATGGTGGCTTTAATATCAGTTTACAACCTGCGTTCTCTGTTGTCAATGCCATATGGATGGAAAACGGAGGTATTTATGCTGTTCCAAATATTCGTGGTGGTGGTGAATACGGTAAAAAATGGCATGATGCAGGAACTAAAATGCAGAAGAAAAATGTTTTTGACGATTTCATTGCAGCCGGAGAATATCTGCAAAGTAAAAAATATACTTCAAAAGAATATATGGCTCTTTCCGGAAGATCAAATGGAGGACTGCTTGTTGGCGCTACGATGACAATGAGACCTGATCTTGCGAAAGTTGCATTTCCGGGAGTTGGAGTATTGGATATGTTGAGGTACAATAAATTTACTGCTGGAGCTGGATGGTCTTATGATTATGGAACAGCAGAAGATAACAAGGAAATGTTTGACTACCTAAAATCTTATTCACCTGTACATAATGTGAAGGCTGGAACCTGCTATCCTTCTACCATGATTATTACCAGTGATCATGATGACAGGGTTGTTCCGGCTCACTCTTTCAAGTTTGGTGCAGAACTACAGGAGAAACAGGCATGTAAGAATCCTATTTTATTGAGGATTGAGAAAAATGCAGGTCATGGGGCGGGTAGATCTACTGAACAGGTAATTGGTGAAAATGCAGATTTACTTTCTTTTGCTCTTTTTGAGATGGGAATTAAAAAGTAA